A genomic region of Arachis hypogaea cultivar Tifrunner chromosome 5, arahy.Tifrunner.gnm2.J5K5, whole genome shotgun sequence contains the following coding sequences:
- the LOC140184741 gene encoding kinesin-like protein NACK1: MIVYKPPANERAAQPASFTFDKVFGPAFLTEAVYEEGVKNVALSALMGINATIFAYGQTSSGKTYTMRGITEKAVNDIYKHIMNNGFFG; the protein is encoded by the exons ATGATTGTGTATAAACCGCCCGCAAACGAACGTGCTGCTCAACCAGCATCGTTTACCTTTG ACAAAGTTTTTGGCCCTGCTTTTTTAACTGAGGCAGTGTATGAAGAAGGGGTAAAGAATGTGGCTTTATCTGCATTGATGGGCATTAATg CAACTATTTTTGCTTATGGACAAACTAGCAGTGGAAAGACGTATACAATGAGAGGAATAACAGAGAAGGCTGTCAATGATATTTATAAGCACATAATGAAT aacGGTTTTTTTGGTTGA
- the LOC112802260 gene encoding uncharacterized protein has protein sequence MLGTALQFGGVGGDDRFYIPVKARKNLNHRKQAQRTKGGDGGEVESGDSASKAKLVAFENSKFSEESLYPLNMPPPSSSSSSSSSVDHGSNIDRFIESTTPLVRAQYFSKTTMRGWKTCDVEYQSYFALNDLWESFKEWSAYGAGVPLVLDQRDSVIQYYVPYLSAIQLYGRSAKKSSPKSRYSGEDSDGDYYKDSSSDGSSDSDFGKRTEPFPAQRSSQHRGGNVSIQMSGLSVNDKLNAMQEGFSSDDSEGGNTQDLLFEYFDQDPPYSREPLADKILDLARHYPSLKSMRSCDILPASWMAVAWYPIYRIPTGPTLKDLDACFLTYHSLHTPLTGNGGTQAPILVYPNEMEDGVPKISLPTFAMASYKLKGSIWMQNRDSESQIANSLLQAAGNWLRLLQVNHPDYQFFVSHGTYRR, from the exons ATGCTTGGAACTGCGCTTCAGTTTGGGGGTGTTGGTGGCGATGATCGGTTTTACATTCCAGTGAAGGCAAGGAAGAACCTGAATCATCGGAAACAAGCTCAGAGAACCAAAGGTGGTGATGGTGGTGAAGTTGAGAGTGGAGATTCAGCTTCAAAAGCCAAACTTGTTGCTTTTGAGAATAGCAAATTCAGTGAAGAATCTTTATACCCTTTGAACATGCCACcaccttcttcctcttcttcctcttcttcttctgttGATCATGGTAGTAATATTGATAGGTTTATTGAGTCAACAACACCTTTAGTACGAGCTCAGTATTTCTCTAAG ACAACAATGAGAGGCTGGAAGACTTGTGATGTTGAGTATCAATCATACTTCGCCTTGAACGATCTCTGGGAATCGTTTAAGGAGTGGAGCGCATATGGTGCAGGAGTACCCTTGGTGCTTGATCAAAGAGATTCTGTTATACAATATTATGTTCCTTATTTGTCAGCTATTCAGCTGTATGGTCGATCAGCTAAGAAATCAAGTCCCAAGTCAAG GTACAGTGGTGAAGATAGTGATGGTGATTACTACAAAGATTCAAGTAGCGATGGAAGCAGTGATTCTGATTTCGGAAAAAGGACTGAACCTTTCCCGGCACAAAGAAGTAGTCAACATAGGGGAGGCAATGTTTCTATTCAAATGAGTGGCTTATCTGTCAATGATAAACTCAATGCAATGCAAGAGGGATTTTCGAGTGATGACAGCGAAGGTGGAAACACTCAGGACCTCCTCTTCGAGTATTTCGATCAAGATCCACCATATAGTCGCGAACCGTTGGCTGACAAG ATACTAGATCTTGCACGCCACTATCCTAGCCTAAAGTCAATGAGAAGTTGTGATATACTGCCAGCAAGTTGGATGGCTGTGGCATG GTATCCAATATATCGGATACCAACAGGACCAACATTGAAAGATTTAGACGCCTGCTTTCTTACATACCATTCACTCCATACTCCCTTGACAG GAAACGGAGGTACTCAAGCTCCAATATTGGTTTACCCCAATGAGATGGAGGATGGTGTACCAAAGATTTCTTTACCGACATTTGCAATGGCATCCTATAAGCTAAAGGGATCCATTTGGATGCAGAATAGGGATAGCGAGAGTCAAATAGCAAATTCTCTCTTGCAGGCTGCAGGTAATTGGCTAAGGCTGCTTCAGGTGAATCACCCTGATTATCAGTTCTTTGTATCGCATGGTACATACCGCAGGTGA